The genomic window CAAGGATGGATCAAAATGTAAGAAAAAAAACACTTAGAAATCTTTATAATTTTTTTCGAGAGAAGGAGATGGGATTTCTCTTACCGATGCTTGCAGTAGTCGCAAAGGATAATAATGGAGGGTGTTATGGGCCAAAAGAAAATTTTTATTCCCCGGATAATAATTTAGGCTGTCAAGATGAGAATGCTATTAATAATATTCTTGCCTTGCGTGAGGATGAAGAGTTTATTCTTGTAAACAAGGAAGTTATTCCGGAAAATAAAGAAGTTCAAACGAATGACGCCGTATTTATTTCACAGATTGTACCTCAAGAAATGATAGCGGGGCAAAAATATACTATTTCTCTTTCTTTAAAAAATTCAGGAAAAGCATCGTGGACTAATACTGAGAAATATGCACTTGGTTCACAAAGTCCTCAAGATAATAATCTTTGGGGAGGAAGAATATTTCTTACTCCTGAAGAAGTGGTAGCTCCAGGACAAACAAAACATTTTATATTTATTGTAACAGCACCAAAAGAAAGTGGAGAGTATATGTTTCAATGGAGAATGGTACAAGAATTTAAAGAATGGTTTGGGAATTTTACAACCAAAACTCCTATTCGTGTTATAAATCTTAGTTGAAAAGAAACTTCAATAAAGATGCTGTAGGTATTTTTGGTAGATACTAATCTTTTGCAAAAATTTTTAATACGAAAAACTTCTTGAAAAGAAGGATATTTTGAAAGTTTTTTAGAAAAATAACATTTTTAAGTGGAGAAAATTATTGACAAAGTGTCAGATAAGATATTTAAATTTCTCATAAGAAGATGGTTTGAAGGTTGAAAAAAAGAATATCTGGAGAGGGAAAAGGGCAAAAGAAAATTATGGAGCAATATCTTTGGACACGGCATAGTCAATTTAAGATGAAACAATACGGTTTAAGTGAACAACGAATCAAAAGAGTGATACGAAACCCTGAAAGAGTGGAAAAAGGTATTGTTCCTGGAATGATCGCATCTATGCAGATTTCTGGAACATCCAAAAATAAATACGAAGTTTGGGTTATGTATGAGGTAAAGACTTTTAATGGAAAACAGAAATCTCATAAAGAAGATTCTGGCTTTTACGGCTCAAATAATGGAAATTCAGAATTGAGTTATGGGAATTTTTATAAGAAAAATAAGGTAAAATTTCAAACATCATCTTTTAAATCTCAGACGATGTCACCTGCTCAGAAATTTCGTTTGGAGCGACAAGAAGCTTTTTTGATAGAAAGGGATATGAGTTATAGAGGAAAAAAATTGTGCATTATTAGTACTTGGAAATATCCAGGAGAAAGTCCAAAAAGAGATCCTATTCCACAAGATATTTTGAAAGAAATTCGAAAATTTCGATGATGTGGTATACTTGAGCGT from Candidatus Moraniibacteriota bacterium includes these protein-coding regions:
- a CDS encoding DUF4258 domain-containing protein, with translation MEQYLWTRHSQFKMKQYGLSEQRIKRVIRNPERVEKGIVPGMIASMQISGTSKNKYEVWVMYEVKTFNGKQKSHKEDSGFYGSNNGNSELSYGNFYKKNKVKFQTSSFKSQTMSPAQKFRLERQEAFLIERDMSYRGKKLCIISTWKYPGESPKRDPIPQDILKEIRKFR